From the Coffea eugenioides isolate CCC68of chromosome 1, Ceug_1.0, whole genome shotgun sequence genome, the window TATAGCCTGGAAAAACAAAATAGAGTTCAAATCTACAAGGCTAAAATGAAAGAATTAAGAAAGAATTGGGGACCTGTATCCTTTTGTGAAGCAAATCACGTGATTAAGAAAGACGGTCAGAACTTAATGTGTGATATCCGGTTACGCATGGATGTTGCACTGTTGGAGGTACGGATGATCGTACAGGACGTGGCGCTTCCAAAACTGCTTGTACTTATCAAGACCTATATCCAAccatggcttcattattccATCAAAATGAATAACAGCTCCTTGTTCAATGTCACTCAACCTGACACCAGAATCGTAACCCAACCCAAGAATGTGCCATTTCTTCTCTAAAGCTGTTGTCTGTTTGTAGAAAGTCATCCAACCAATGGGCAAACTACCAGCTTTAAACACTGGCCTCTTGTTTCCCTGCATCAACAATAGCCATACATGCGTTAGAAGTGCTTAAGATTTGGTGCTATATCATAAATATCCACATCACAATATATTCATTCATATGTAAGAACAGAAAACAACATTGTCTGGATCCTTCCATACCAACAGCCTGCAGTCTCAAAGTCCTTTTCCCGGGTATACCTTTTGGTGGCCAAAAGGGAATGGGAGTGCGGTTGACAAATGGGGGCAGGAAGGTTAAATGTATTGAACTAATGtcccagagagagagagatgggtAACTAAAGATGAATAGTCCACGAGCTACCATGTCTGACAAGAATGATTAGCCAACAAAAACCATAAGCAAGCTACAGTACAAGAAGCACAGAATCTCCTTACCAAATGCAGGTACTTGTGATAGACCCCAGTTAAATTCCGTTTCCTCCATACTTGCAGATCAAACACGTTCATCCCAAATGCCCAGGTGCATGCATTTGCATCAAACCTTTGGGCCACCAGGGGATGTGTGAAGTCAATATACATGTCCATCCTACGGAAAGAAGGCTCGCCTTCCTGACAAGTCTCCACAGCAGCATTAACTTTACCTTTCATGTTTAAACTCCAAAGACCAGTTAGATCCCTTTGCACGACCACATCATGATCAAGAAGCACAATCTTTTTCAGGAAAGGAAAAATATCTGGAAGATAAAAACGAAGGTGGTTCAGCGCAGAAGTATATCTTGAATCAAGGGAGTCTTGCTTCTGCAAAACAGCACCATATCTGGTCGATAACCATTCAAAGTTGTCCACATTCTGGACCTGGACTGTTGCTTTCCCAGGAGGATTTAACAGGAACCACATTGACATTGCTGGGAGGTTAAGAGAATCTGTCACTACATGAAAAACGACCTTCTCTGGTTCCTGTAAAGTACATGAAATTCAATTTGCTCAATAAACTATAACAAAGTAGTAGTTTCCAAACATTAGCAACAAATCATAACTGGATGATTCCACTCAAACATCAGTGCCATTTCTTCCTGCTAATAGAAAAGTTCCTTAAATAATACAACCATATACCACAATCAAGCAACAAAAGCAGTGCTAAATATGAACACACGTTAGAAAAAACAACTCACCTTGGTGATTCATTCAACACAATAATTCACATAAAAAAGGCTAACTAAGAACAAATTATACTGGAGACCAAATTCAACCTCTAGAGTATCAGATAAAGAAATATGGCCTTTAAGGTGAAATACAATTGTCTACCCTAGATTAAAGCATTCATCCAAGGAACATCTACTAGAAGAACTACAACTTCATGACGAGATCAAGGATGCAAATGTCCTTAGTGATATGCCCATTCTGCCTTTCAAAATGCACCAACTCTATGCCTGATAGCCTCTCTTTTGCCTCCACGTAGGTGCAGGTGTGGCTGTGgtgcagagagagagagagggagagagagacaGAGCATGTATGCATTTTGAGCAAACTAAGATTACTTGTACAAAATTTTTGACGCACGAAAGCTCACCCTAGCAACTGAAACAGTTGAGTTGACAACCACTGCAGAAGCCAAAATATTGTCTGAAAAAACAGCAAAGTGAAAGAGATTTGGATCATGGACTTTATGTTGGTTAGGGAGCTCCCTCTCGTCAGACTGCAGGCTAAAATATTCAGCAGTCAACCGCATGGAGAGGCAGTGCAGGCCCTTTGGGGTAGTCCTTCCAGCAAGCTGAACAAGAAATGTTGTTTGATTCTTCAGTGTCAGAACTTGTTCTTCAGCATTGTGAGTCATGGCACGGAGTTTTTTCACCATGGCAGAGCAATCAGGGTAAAGCTGACTTGCTTTTAGCAAGGTAGCATCCATGGCTTTCATCTTCTGCAATGCCCTGAGATGACCCAAGCATTAAAACACTTTCACCCATTCAAAAGATAGCATGTGGTTTTCTGATTAGATACTTCAGAGATTAACAATCAATATCAACTAGCCTGCTTATTGCTGAGAATTAAAATATATACCACTTTAATATACAAAGCTCCACAAAgtagaagattaaggtaatttTCAATCCACTATAAATAATATAAGCATGTTGACATGGAAAATCAGAGTATCTCATGATCATCAATTGGTATCTGGATGAATCAACTCAGAAGGTTCGATCCAACTTGGATATTAATTacataaaaattttgatcaatgCATATTCTGCCAAGAATAGTTTTTTTAGCTGTATTTTTACAACATGGCTTGGCTAGTATGATACAGGTTGACTCTTGTAGCATTCAATTCCTTGCTTTAGTCTATTTTTCTGAAATATAAGCAAAAAGGTTTCTGCTgtatcaaaaataaaatttcccATAAATGGAATAAAAGGCCAAAGAAATAATAAAGGAATTCAATATTTACCTCTTAGACAAATCAGAATCCTTGGTGGAATCACCAATTGCTCTTTCCGACTCCTTAATTCGCAATTTCAACTCTTTTATAAAATGAGAGTTGCTATTGGGCGGAGCAAAGGTTAGGTATGCCTTAGCCC encodes:
- the LOC113779996 gene encoding probable galacturonosyltransferase 6, whose product is MKHFRRCSRILILSLLVVTVFIPIGLLSHRLKHLNADASGGFEDLSIIKHRTEAQKLSAIKEDDNEFVKVPVQEVYKYSDHISAVSLSSPGENNSLSDPGNGVGVTYLSERNGTSDEAKEDYHQSQEEKSLSGVKDRSTPTRIQQHQTVQVGSRRVHDEKVKQMKDQVIRAKAYLTFAPPNSNSHFIKELKLRIKESERAIGDSTKDSDLSKRALQKMKAMDATLLKASQLYPDCSAMVKKLRAMTHNAEEQVLTLKNQTTFLVQLAGRTTPKGLHCLSMRLTAEYFSLQSDERELPNQHKVHDPNLFHFAVFSDNILASAVVVNSTVSVAREPEKVVFHVVTDSLNLPAMSMWFLLNPPGKATVQVQNVDNFEWLSTRYGAVLQKQDSLDSRYTSALNHLRFYLPDIFPFLKKIVLLDHDVVVQRDLTGLWSLNMKGKVNAAVETCQEGEPSFRRMDMYIDFTHPLVAQRFDANACTWAFGMNVFDLQVWRKRNLTGVYHKYLHLGNKRPVFKAGSLPIGWMTFYKQTTALEKKWHILGLGYDSGVRLSDIEQGAVIHFDGIMKPWLDIGLDKYKQFWKRHVLYDHPYLQQCNIHA